TTCCCCTTCAGGTAGCTCCCACTCCCAACATGCTCCGGCCGGCAGAGCCATCGGAGAAGAGAGGTAGAGGGGGGTGCGAGGGCAGCGGGAGGAAGAGAACAGAAATCTCGAGAGCTCGCaggaaagagaaagagattCAAGTCTGAACTGGGATTGTTTACGTCTTCTTGCAGTTGTCTGTAGTCTGCATTAAGGAGTGAAGAACACTGATATTGATACTAATGAGTTGTATGTGGAGTTGAAATTACTCCAAAAAATTTCATTACAAAGGGAAATATGTGGCCGGTTGATAGTTTGAATTTTCTTATACGACCATATTATTTCCCCAACGCTATTATTGCATATAGAATTGAGCTGTACTATATCGGTGACCATTACATCAGCTTagagaagttttttttaaattaaagTTATTGGAGTCCTGCTTGCGTTCTACAGTAAAAATACTAGTACATCACATAGCACTTGAGAATGATGTGTTGTGGAGTGCTATTTGAAGGACGGCCTAACATACTCGATTTTGTACAGACTTAGTATATACTAAATCTGAGAATGATGTTATTTCTACGATTTAGTTCTGCCTTAGCCTAATCAGCTGCCGTGGCCCACACAAGATAAGATGATTGCTCCTTGAAGGATGGCATATTTCGGCAAAAATATAGGTTACTTTTAAGTTTCAAGATGGCTAGATTAATTCCTTGAGAAAATTGTACTAGGAGTATAATACAATACAAATAAcaataaatattttaattGACTTTCTTTTGAAGGATTGCAGGAGATCTAGTGTTCATTTATAAGCATAAAAGAGCAGGCACATTAAGCTTTGGTTATCAACAGATACTGAACACATACACCTACTTAATTGACTTTTTTCGGGAGCTATGTtctaaattttgattttgagtCTCCAATTTCCCTTATACGCCCAACAGGTGTCGCATATCGGGGAGATAGTTCGTAGTACCCTCTGGGGCAGGGGCGAATACATCTTGTACCCCCCAGAACATAAACAATCTCAGCCTTCGTGTACTGAGGAGAGCTCAGCTCATATGAGTTCACTCGAGCTCGTTACTAGCAAGGGAGTAGGTTAATCTGCGCGGACCTCCCTATGTATTCTGTAAATCAGTCTGAAATTACATGTGCGCCCATCACGGCTCTACTCAACTGATGAACTTGAGGTTTTACATAGCATCTGTTCTTCCAGAAGGAAGAACTAGCACCCATCGATGACATATATTCGAACAGAACTTCAGTGTTTGTCTACAGTAGTACAGTTTAACAAATGCATCTCTAATGCACAGAATTTGCTTTCATGTTTGAGATGGAAGCAATATAAAGAAACACCTCGATTACTTTCGAAGCATGAGAAGGACAGTGAACCATAATGAGCTTCATTGGAAACTGTTAATTGAGACGACATCCCCCTAAGAAACAGGAATTCTCAACAGCTAGCACACAGAACTGTCGCTCCCAGATAACTTGCTTTCTAGATCTAGACACACAAATGATATATGGAAATCAATCACAGTTCATCATAAATGGGAGGAGCAATATTAGGATTTGCTGGGGCAGGTCCGTGCTGCACTTTAGGTATAATGTCTTCGGCTGATATGGAACCTGATCTGATCGCATCAGCCAGTTTCCGTTGCAGTGTCAACAGGCCAATGCGTCTTGAGACAACATAAAGAACCGCCAAGAAGAAAATGAGGAACCCAATAGTCAGGATGATCCTGAAATAGATCTAGTCAGCGAATGAAGAAACTTGTCTGGTGGATAAGCAGTTGGTATATCACTTGAACAATTTGTTTCAGTCTATATCATAATTGGAAAACCAGAACAGAGTATCCGACTGCATCATGCGCCTTGGTAATAAAGCCAGTTTTGACCTCCGAAAGATTGAGTCACATACCTATCAAGAACATCTTGTCGTTGCATCGTGGATAGCAAACCACGGGTCCGCATTAGCAAACTGCGGTGTCCTTGATATTCACCTTCAGCCTTCCGGAGAACACTTGTTGATTCATCTACATAATTTTTAACATTATAGCTTTACAGTGACAGGACAGGCAATGAACAGTTCTGACTCATGCGCAAGAACAGGGTACTTAATAATAATGAAAAAACTAGTATAATTAAATAACAGCATATCTGTGCAGAAGGCTCAACTATAGATGCGCAAGAACAGAAGGCTCAACTACAGCCACCCATGCATCTATGAGCAGCCTTTATTATATCCATTGTGACAAGTTGCATGAATAATTAAAAGGAAGCAAAAGATGGAGTTCATCTTTCAAGATGGGACAAAGATCACAAGTGAGACACTCAAGCGTATGCTTAACTAGATGTACAGGAAACATACATACCAAAAGTTGATAAGGTACTTGCACTTCGTTCCACTTCCTGGCAATGCATACAAAATGATTATTTTGAACTTATGAAAAGTAATCCGTAGTATACCACATCAAATAAACACATAAGGGTGCTAACCTGAACCATCAACTGCCGAGATCGACGGAGGCTCTCAGTGATACTTTCTGCAGCAGATGTCAGCCCAGTCTTTGTCCTAGTAGGTTGGTGTCCAAACACAAATTATATGAttggaaataaataaaatgtaaaagGGTGCTTCTCTTGTTAGAgcaatgtaattttattttcaggtGATGGGACCCTTGTCCAAATAATATAAAATGTTACATTAACACAGCAATTCCTACTTAGTTGTCCATTTCATAGTTTAGATTACGAATAAATTATCCCCTCAAACTATTGAAAAAGTCTACTTAACCGCCAGAGTAACAGAACCATTGTTAAACCCCATCATCTTCTACAATAATTAAACTAATTTACAACCGTCAGTATTTTAGCCAAGTGATTTTGCTGGCGTGGAGGTGGTTTTCCCAAGGTTAGTGACTTGTACTCACAAAATTTCACTATGGTGCTATCCAATCAGAAGTAGCAAATAAAAAGCATCTCCCGTCTTCAACTCTCTCCAGTCTTCTACCTATCCCTCCTCTCCATATAGAGAGTGAGCACCTCGGTGCCTGGCACCCTTGCTGACAGAACTCATTTACCTCAATTACTGCACAGTGCCCACATTCCCACCAAGTGCCAAACTGccttcagagttcagagtATGAAGGTGAGATGGACACTGAATTAGCATGTGTTACAGCAGGTACTGCTGCTATGGCGACTTGGTAGTGACATGCCAGCTGCTTGTCTCGCTCAGTGCACACTCACTGTCAAGCCTTGCATGCGCTCATCGTAGCAGCGAATTACGGCATTTGTGTAGTCCCAACTACTTTGCAACCAAGCTTGTTGATACCTCCAACGGCCGAGCGAAGCAGCGGTCTCCAAATTTGTTATTTTCTATACTTTCTTGGCATGTTCTAGTTTTCAGTTATTAGTGTTTggatttctcttttttttaaccacGTTCAATTTGTACATGTTTCTTCATCATATTATGAGTATTTGATGCTCccatcttaaaaaaaacatgaaatcCTTGATATGGATTCTTCATAAGAAAAATATCGATTATGCATTCTcctagacaaaaaaaaaatgtgcttGGGGCTGAATCCGACCTAAATCTTGAATATTCACAATATTATTACAATAGCTCGCTGCAGTTGGACTGAGCAAGACACCAGTGGGGGTTCAGCTGGCGATGAGAGGCGGATCAGTGAATGGAGGATGAGGGCAAAAGAGGGAAAGAGA
The Brachypodium distachyon strain Bd21 chromosome 2, Brachypodium_distachyon_v3.0, whole genome shotgun sequence genome window above contains:
- the LOC100825105 gene encoding uncharacterized protein LOC100825105, translated to MDEVTQAVENLKKEWSQVVTQLELCVAAIESCGKMGKGTEEASSLPRLNGSAQDSLQLLNALQCRLDLLVEQLPSFEEVQSGQATLGSWKEQYQKLRASLRSANLQAKSNIKKAAQEERELLLGGGEESTIRRRNLQTKTGLTSAAESITESLRRSRQLMVQEVERSASTLSTFDESTSVLRKAEGEYQGHRSLLMRTRGLLSTMQRQDVLDRIILTIGFLIFFLAVLYVVSRRIGLLTLQRKLADAIRSGSISAEDIIPKVQHGPAPANPNIAPPIYDEL